The stretch of DNA ATGTAGAAGTTGAGGTGCATAACGGCAAACAGCCGCTGTATTCTTTTATTTTCTCGGTTGAATAATAAAAAAAGAAGGGCTTCCCCTTCTTTTTTTTATGTGTGCAATTTCAGCGACAGCGTTATAAAATGAGATAGAGACGAATAGATAAAGAGCATCTTCAGACAGCGGGATGCTCTTTCATGCCCGCTGCTGAAAAAAAGAAGAAAGGCTACCACCGCAACGTCCTGCTGCAGCGCCTTTTTGATCCGCTTCCGTGCAGGCCCGAATGAACCGGGCATTTAGGTGCCGTGATTCTCCCAGCGGACACTTATACTTCTGCTCCTCCGATTGCTGAAGCGGGAGATAAAGGCTTCCTATGCGCGGGATAAAGAAGGCTTGCGGCTTACGTACTTCAGGAGACGAAAGGAGGCAGCGTTATGAAATATAAAAGCGTTTTTGATATTATTGGCCCGGTGATGATTGGGCCTTCCAGTTCACATACGGCTGGAGCGGCAAGAATTGGCCGGGTTGCCAGGGAGTTATTCGGCAGAGAACCCAAGTGGGCGACTGTGTCTTTATACGGTTCATTTGCTCAAACGTATAAAGGGCATGCAACAGATGTAGCGCTCATCGGCGGCTTGTTGGGTTTCGACCCTTGTGATGAACGAATCAAAGATGCGATTACTTTAGCGAAAAGCCGGGGAATGAAGATTCAATTTATCGAAGAAGTGGCGGTTCCTGCTCATCCCAACACGGCAAGAATCCGCATAGGGGACAGCACTGGAGAAATGGAACTTGCCGGTATTTCGATTGGCGGGGGCAAGATTGAAATCACGGAGCTAAACGGATTTGAATTAAAGCTTTCGGGTCATCATCCCGCTATATTAGTTGTTCATAATGACCGCTTCGGTGCGATTGCAACCGTCGCTAACGAGCTGGCAAAACATCAGATTAACATCGGCCATATGGAAGTTTCCCGGAAAGCCAAAGGAGAAATGGCGATGATGACTATTGAAGTGGATCATGCGATTGATGAAGAAGTGCTGGATGATATCCGCTTGCTGCCCAATGTCATCCAAGTTGCTCGGATCGCCGACTGATCATGATTCCACTGAAAAGAGGAACAGGAGGGAGCCATTTGCTTAAAAGTGTGGCTGAGTTGGTTGAGCTGGCTCAATGCCAGCATAAAAAAATTTCAGATATTATGATTGAGCAGGAAATGAGCCTCGCGGAAAAATCATATAAGGAAGTCCTATCCATTATGGAAAGAAACTTGGAAGTAATGGAGAAAGCGGTGGATCGCGGACTGAAAGGCGTACAATCTCTTACAGGGCTAACCGGGGGAGATGCAGTCCTCCTGCAGGAGTATATTCAAAAGGGGAATGCGCTCTCGGGGCCTTTATTGCTGGATGCAGTCAGCAAAGCTGTGGCGACGAATGAAGTGAATGCAGCGATGGGCACTATTTGTGCCACGCCGACGGCCGGGAGCGCCGGCGTCGTTCCCGGAACATTATTTGCCGTTCAAGAAAGATTAAAGCCGACAAAAGAAGAGAAAATTCGTTTTTTGTTTACGGCGGGTGCTTTCGGATATGTTGTGGCGAATAATGCCTCTATTTCAGGAGCAGCTGGAGGATGCCAGGCGGAGGTAGGGTCTGCTTCCGGGATGGCGGCGGCAGCAATTGTGGAAATGGCTGGCGGAACACCTGCGCAGAGCGCAGAGGCGATGGCGATCACACTGAAGAATATGCTGGGCCTTGTCTGTGATCCGGTGGCCGGATTAGTCGAAGTGCCGTGCGTGAAAAGGAATGCGATGGGCGCAGCCAATGCGATCGTAGCGGCGGATATGGCGCTTGCCGGCATTACGAGCAGAATCCCATGCGATGAAGTGATAGAGGCAATGTATCAAATTGGCCAAACGATGCCCGTTGCCTTAAGGGAGACAGCGGGAGGAGGTCTCGCTGCCACGCCAACCGGGCGCAAGCTGGAGGGACAAATATATGGAACGCGAAACAGCAGTAACAGAGAGTAATTCACCGCTTTTGCAAACAGTGGAAGCGTTAAAGGGGGTTGGAAAAGAAACGGCATTATCATTAAAAGAGCTTGGCATCGCCACAATCAAGGATTTGCTCGATTACTTTCCTTCTCGATATGAGGATTATCGTCTTCGCGATTTAGCAGATGTTGCCCATGAAGAGCGAGTGACCGTTGAAGGAAAAGTGCACAGCCAGCCTGCAGTGATGTTTTATGCCAAAAAAAAATCGCGGCTGACGTTTAAATTGCTCGTTGGCCGCTATTTAATCAATGTTACATTCTTTAATCAGCCTTACCTAAAGAATAAAATCAATTTGAATGACACCGTCACGATCACGGGTAAGTGGGATAAACACCGCCAAACGATCACTGCCCAGCAGCTGACTGGCGGTCCTCATCAGAACCAAAAAGACTTTGAGCCCGTTTACTTATTAAAAGGGGAAATTGCCCAAAAGCCCTTTCGCAAATTTATCGGACAGGCGCTGTCACAGTATGGAGAGTTCATCGAGGAAACGCTTCCTGAACCGCTTTTGCATAAGTATAAACTGCGCGGCCGCCGTGAAGCCCTTCATCAGCTTCACTTTCCGGCCAGTCAGGAGGACATTAAGCAGGCAAGGCGGCGATTTGTATATGAAGAATTTCTATATTTCCAATTGAAAATGCAGGCGCTCAGAAAGTTTGAACGGGAGCATTCAAAGGGGACCGCGCAACATTACGATTTAAGCAAGCTGAAGCAATTCATTCAGTCATTGCCCTTTACGATGACGAAGGCTCAACAAAGAGTGATCAATGATATTTGTAAGGATCTTAAAGCTCCTTATCGGATGAACCGCCTTCTTCAAGGAGATGTCGGCAGCGGCAAAACCGCCGTGGCCGCGGTTAGTCTTTATGCCAGCGTGACGGCAGGGCATCAAGGAGCGCTGATGGTCCCAACTGAAATTTTAGCGGAGCAGCACGCAGAATCGCTTCAAAAAATGTACGAACCAATGGGCTTGAACCTGGCTCTGCTTACGAGTTCTGTAAAAGGAAACCGCAGAAAAGAGCTGCTTTCCAAGCTGGCAACCGGCGAAATTGATGTAGTGGTTGGAACGCATGCTCTCATTCAGGAGGATGTGAATTTTCATAATCTGGGTCTCGTCATTACAGATGAACAGCATCGGTTTGGCGTCAAACAGCGCAGGGTGCTAAGGGAGAAAGGAGAAAATCCGGACGTTCTGTTCATGACGGCCACACCGATACCGAGAACGTTAGCCATCACGGTGTTTGGGGAAATGGACGTATCGGTCATTGATGAAATGCCCGCGGGGCGCAAACCGGTCGAAACGTATTGGGCAAGGGAGGAGATGTTGAACCGCGTGCTTGGCTTTATGGAAAGAGAATTGGCCAAGGGGCGGCAGGCGTATGTCATTTGCCCGTTAATCGAAGAATCCGAGAAGCTGGATCTGCAAAACGCGTTGGATGTACATGCTCAGCTTGTGCATTATTTCCACGGGCGATACCGCATCGGTCTGATGCACGGACGTCTTCATGCGGATGAGAAGGAAGCGGTCATGAAAGGTTTTGCCGAGCGACAGGTTCAAGTGCTTGTTTCCACTACGGTGGTAGAGGTAGGAGTGAATGTGCCGAATGCTACTGTGATGGTCATCTATGATGCCGAGCGCTTTGGACTTTCTCAGCTTCATCAGCTGCGCGGCCGTGTCGGAAGGGGAGATGAGCAATCCTATTGTATTTTGCTGGCTAATCCGAA from Bacillus xiapuensis encodes:
- the sdaAB gene encoding L-serine ammonia-lyase, iron-sulfur-dependent subunit beta; this encodes MKYKSVFDIIGPVMIGPSSSHTAGAARIGRVARELFGREPKWATVSLYGSFAQTYKGHATDVALIGGLLGFDPCDERIKDAITLAKSRGMKIQFIEEVAVPAHPNTARIRIGDSTGEMELAGISIGGGKIEITELNGFELKLSGHHPAILVVHNDRFGAIATVANELAKHQINIGHMEVSRKAKGEMAMMTIEVDHAIDEEVLDDIRLLPNVIQVARIAD
- the sdaAA gene encoding L-serine ammonia-lyase, iron-sulfur-dependent, subunit alpha, coding for MLKSVAELVELAQCQHKKISDIMIEQEMSLAEKSYKEVLSIMERNLEVMEKAVDRGLKGVQSLTGLTGGDAVLLQEYIQKGNALSGPLLLDAVSKAVATNEVNAAMGTICATPTAGSAGVVPGTLFAVQERLKPTKEEKIRFLFTAGAFGYVVANNASISGAAGGCQAEVGSASGMAAAAIVEMAGGTPAQSAEAMAITLKNMLGLVCDPVAGLVEVPCVKRNAMGAANAIVAADMALAGITSRIPCDEVIEAMYQIGQTMPVALRETAGGGLAATPTGRKLEGQIYGTRNSSNRE
- the recG gene encoding ATP-dependent DNA helicase RecG, whose protein sequence is MERETAVTESNSPLLQTVEALKGVGKETALSLKELGIATIKDLLDYFPSRYEDYRLRDLADVAHEERVTVEGKVHSQPAVMFYAKKKSRLTFKLLVGRYLINVTFFNQPYLKNKINLNDTVTITGKWDKHRQTITAQQLTGGPHQNQKDFEPVYLLKGEIAQKPFRKFIGQALSQYGEFIEETLPEPLLHKYKLRGRREALHQLHFPASQEDIKQARRRFVYEEFLYFQLKMQALRKFEREHSKGTAQHYDLSKLKQFIQSLPFTMTKAQQRVINDICKDLKAPYRMNRLLQGDVGSGKTAVAAVSLYASVTAGHQGALMVPTEILAEQHAESLQKMYEPMGLNLALLTSSVKGNRRKELLSKLATGEIDVVVGTHALIQEDVNFHNLGLVITDEQHRFGVKQRRVLREKGENPDVLFMTATPIPRTLAITVFGEMDVSVIDEMPAGRKPVETYWAREEMLNRVLGFMERELAKGRQAYVICPLIEESEKLDLQNALDVHAQLVHYFHGRYRIGLMHGRLHADEKEAVMKGFAERQVQVLVSTTVVEVGVNVPNATVMVIYDAERFGLSQLHQLRGRVGRGDEQSYCILLANPKTEVGQERMKIMTETNDGFTLSEKDLELRGPGDFFGKKQSGLPEFKMADMVHDYRTLEAARADAKQMVESDAFWTDRAYLFLRDCLEKSGVLSGEKLD